A single window of Candidatus Binatia bacterium DNA harbors:
- a CDS encoding NAD(P)-dependent oxidoreductase produces the protein MTKVGFIGLGNMGKPLATNIAQAGFDLMVYDRREQPMKELAATGAKTAGSAADVGKHGEVIGLAVVDDEQVEEVTLGDGGLMSSAKPGTVIAVHSTIHPRTVRKLADILKAKGIGLVDAQMSGGSAGAKDKTLCFMVGGESPLFEKCRPVLEASGKHIFHMGAVGTGATAKLAQQTMVVVNILSAYEGMSLAQKAGIDPEVFQELVRVSAGQSRMADNWLKFSDKTGKDPHMVELFFKGVCPAVEMAHELGLPVPGLALAQQLLARIFEGKISNG, from the coding sequence ATGACTAAGGTTGGTTTTATCGGACTTGGCAACATGGGAAAGCCGCTGGCGACGAATATCGCTCAGGCGGGCTTCGACCTCATGGTGTACGACCGGCGCGAGCAGCCGATGAAAGAGCTTGCGGCGACCGGCGCGAAGACGGCCGGCTCCGCGGCCGATGTGGGGAAGCATGGGGAGGTAATCGGATTGGCGGTCGTGGACGACGAACAAGTGGAGGAGGTGACGTTGGGAGACGGCGGGCTCATGAGCAGCGCCAAACCCGGCACGGTCATCGCCGTCCACAGCACGATTCATCCTCGAACGGTGCGCAAGCTGGCCGATATCCTCAAGGCGAAGGGCATCGGCCTCGTCGATGCGCAGATGAGCGGCGGCTCCGCCGGCGCCAAAGACAAGACGCTCTGTTTTATGGTGGGAGGGGAAAGCCCCCTCTTCGAAAAATGCCGCCCCGTGCTCGAGGCGTCGGGAAAACACATCTTTCATATGGGCGCGGTCGGAACCGGGGCCACGGCCAAGCTCGCCCAGCAGACGATGGTCGTCGTCAATATCCTCTCGGCCTACGAGGGCATGTCGCTGGCGCAAAAAGCGGGGATCGATCCGGAGGTTTTTCAAGAGCTCGTGCGCGTGAGCGCGGGACAGAGCCGCATGGCCGACAACTGGCTCAAGTTCAGCGATAAGACCGGCAAGGATCCCCACATGGTAGAGCTTTTTTTCAAGGGCGTATGTCCCGCCGTCGAGATGGCTCACGAGCTGGGGCTTCCCGTTCCCGGCCTCGCGCTGGCGCAACAGCTCCTCGCTCGGATCTTCGAGGGAAAAATTAGCAACGGCTGA
- a CDS encoding aromatic ring-hydroxylating dioxygenase subunit alpha produces MSQEEMDFVHTGPGTIAGRYLRKFWQPVCVGGDLKPGQALPVRLMSENFTLYRGESGTPYVVAFRCAHRGAQLSTGWVEGDDIRCRYHGWKYDGCGRCIEQPGEEESFTAKVGIKSYPAREHLGLIFVYLGEGEPPPLRRFPEFEKPGLISVGPPEVWPCNYFNRIDNACDVGHVTFTHRESLQRRAGSPKYFTVPTLAAEETEYGIRTAVVRTEGPTDYFHFHMPNINQAPPSGRVETGAQNAANLRAHRLFWRVPIDDEHCVSYVVSWLPLTGDAARDFEARRVDLRSSMAASPNETAAAILKGKMRLKDVDKDASPYYFFWIEDYVVQVGQGTIADRSDERLGRIDVGPILLRKIWQRELRALAEGRGLKQWKSPEKPLVETER; encoded by the coding sequence ATGAGCCAGGAAGAGATGGACTTCGTTCACACGGGGCCGGGGACCATCGCCGGCCGCTACTTGAGAAAGTTCTGGCAGCCGGTTTGCGTCGGCGGCGATCTCAAGCCCGGACAGGCGCTGCCGGTGAGGCTCATGAGCGAGAACTTCACGCTCTATCGGGGAGAGAGCGGAACGCCCTACGTGGTAGCTTTTCGCTGCGCCCATCGCGGCGCGCAGCTTTCCACCGGTTGGGTGGAGGGCGACGACATCCGCTGTCGTTATCATGGTTGGAAGTACGACGGCTGCGGGCGGTGCATCGAGCAGCCGGGGGAAGAGGAGTCCTTCACTGCCAAAGTCGGGATAAAAAGTTATCCCGCCCGGGAGCATCTGGGGCTCATCTTTGTTTATTTGGGCGAGGGCGAGCCGCCGCCGCTCAGGCGATTCCCCGAGTTCGAAAAGCCCGGTCTGATATCGGTCGGCCCGCCCGAGGTGTGGCCGTGCAATTACTTTAACCGCATCGACAACGCCTGCGACGTGGGCCACGTGACTTTTACCCATCGAGAATCGCTCCAGCGCCGCGCCGGCAGCCCGAAGTATTTCACGGTGCCGACCCTTGCGGCCGAGGAGACGGAGTACGGCATCAGGACGGCCGTCGTGAGGACGGAGGGGCCGACGGATTACTTTCACTTCCACATGCCCAACATCAATCAGGCGCCGCCCAGCGGCCGCGTCGAGACCGGCGCGCAAAACGCGGCGAACCTCCGCGCCCACCGGCTGTTCTGGCGCGTGCCCATCGATGACGAGCATTGCGTGAGCTACGTCGTGAGTTGGCTGCCCCTGACGGGAGACGCCGCCAGGGATTTCGAAGCGCGGCGCGTCGATCTAAGGTCTTCGATGGCGGCCTCGCCCAACGAAACCGCCGCGGCGATCTTAAAAGGAAAGATGCGGCTCAAGGACGTCGATAAGGACGCGAGCCCGTACTATTTTTTCTGGATCGAAGACTACGTCGTCCAGGTCGGCCAGGGGACCATCGCCGACAGATCCGATGAACGGCTGGGCCGTATCGACGTGGGGCCGATTCTCTTGAGAAAAATCTGGCAGAGAGAGCTCCGCGCGCTGGCCGAGGGGCGCGGCCTCAAGCAATGGAAGAGCCCGGAGAAGCCGTTGGTAGAGACCGAACGCTGA
- a CDS encoding cupin domain-containing protein, whose amino-acid sequence MDEIVYKPAKTAYQMWMEQEGIPIYEGLAVEDVTELPRKPWARLGGAGTYIQLKGSGGVTGMYVVEIPSGGTLSPERHVYDKLLYVLKGRGSTEVWYEGMRKQAFEWSEGSLFAPPLNTWHRLYNGSREPAYLLAVTTAPIIMDFFRDPDFVFNNNHAFKSRYQGEESYFNMSNKRYKANRTSMWDTNFIADCRSAPLDTASYKVAEGGITCFEMADNSLIGHLSEWPAGIYHKAHYHAAGAILLVVRSKGYIYMWPKELGVRPFQNGKGNQVVKCDWKPGSIYSPPDGWFHTHLNTGAEPARHIALRLGSRKNPTTLHDASTRDKREGPTTSLREGGTLIEYEDEDPEIRRAFEDACKKNGVQSRMPPVTYRTDPIIM is encoded by the coding sequence ATGGACGAAATAGTTTATAAACCTGCGAAGACTGCATATCAGATGTGGATGGAGCAGGAAGGCATTCCAATCTACGAGGGACTCGCGGTCGAGGACGTAACCGAGCTGCCGCGCAAACCGTGGGCGCGCTTGGGTGGCGCCGGTACTTACATCCAGCTAAAAGGCAGTGGCGGAGTAACCGGCATGTACGTCGTTGAGATCCCTTCCGGCGGCACGCTCAGCCCTGAAAGACACGTCTATGACAAGCTCTTGTACGTCTTGAAGGGACGCGGCAGCACCGAGGTCTGGTATGAAGGGATGCGCAAGCAGGCTTTCGAGTGGTCCGAAGGGAGTCTTTTCGCTCCGCCGCTCAACACCTGGCACCGCCTTTACAACGGCTCGCGCGAGCCGGCCTATCTGCTCGCCGTGACGACGGCGCCGATCATCATGGATTTCTTCCGCGACCCGGATTTTGTTTTTAACAACAATCATGCCTTTAAATCGCGCTACCAGGGCGAGGAATCCTACTTCAACATGAGCAACAAGCGTTACAAGGCAAACCGCACCAGCATGTGGGACACGAATTTTATCGCCGATTGCAGATCCGCCCCCCTGGATACGGCGTCATACAAGGTTGCCGAAGGTGGGATCACCTGCTTCGAGATGGCGGATAATAGCCTGATCGGACATCTCTCTGAGTGGCCGGCGGGGATCTACCACAAGGCCCACTATCACGCGGCAGGAGCTATTCTTCTGGTCGTCCGCTCCAAGGGTTACATCTATATGTGGCCAAAGGAATTGGGCGTGCGTCCTTTCCAGAATGGAAAAGGGAACCAGGTCGTGAAATGCGACTGGAAGCCGGGCAGCATTTACAGCCCGCCGGACGGCTGGTTCCACACCCACCTCAACACCGGCGCCGAGCCGGCGCGCCACATTGCGCTCCGTCTTGGGAGCCGCAAGAACCCCACCACCCTTCATGATGCGAGCACACGGGACAAACGGGAAGGTCCGACGACGAGCCTGCGTGAGGGCGGGACTTTAATCGAATACGAGGATGAAGATCCGGAAATTCGCAGGGCTTTCGAAGACGCTTGCAAAAAGAACGGCGTCCAGAGCCGCATGCCGCCGGTGACTTACCGCACCGATCCGATAATTATGTAA
- a CDS encoding extracellular solute-binding protein, whose amino-acid sequence MKSRIVAKIEILLMATALLAFASMGAGADWDSTLEAAKKEGKVTVISDVTATMRDALTHEFQKKYGLSVELFGSAGREVPPRVAAERKAGRFLWDIYIHGSTTALEAMIPMGAFDPLEPALMLPDVKDPRAWRGGAIEFLDPNKTVMVMTPFHRGTIFYNTKIVNAKEFKSHKDLLDPKWKGKMMVDDPRRAGPGAATFTFFYLHQDLGSDFIRALGKQQLTISRDYAQEVDAVGQGRYPVLIGAADFVAIARARQGVPIGIVDARQLKEGTDLSPTNGNLALFNKAPNPNAAKVYINWLLSKEGQTIFARANGYISARLDVPTDHTEPWRVPLPGAIKTYTKEAMGVKENLAPLLQEVFGN is encoded by the coding sequence ATGAAAAGCCGTATCGTTGCAAAGATAGAGATTCTTCTAATGGCTACGGCCCTGCTTGCCTTCGCCTCGATGGGCGCCGGCGCGGACTGGGACAGCACCCTCGAAGCGGCGAAAAAAGAAGGCAAGGTAACGGTCATTAGCGACGTAACCGCTACCATGCGCGATGCCCTCACGCATGAGTTTCAGAAAAAGTACGGTCTCTCCGTCGAGCTTTTCGGAAGCGCCGGGCGTGAGGTCCCGCCCCGGGTCGCTGCTGAGCGGAAGGCGGGACGGTTTCTCTGGGATATTTACATCCACGGCTCGACGACGGCGCTTGAAGCGATGATCCCCATGGGAGCGTTCGACCCCCTGGAGCCGGCGCTGATGCTGCCGGACGTAAAAGATCCCAGAGCGTGGCGCGGCGGGGCGATCGAGTTTCTCGATCCAAACAAAACGGTGATGGTGATGACTCCGTTCCACAGGGGCACCATTTTCTACAACACGAAGATCGTCAATGCGAAAGAGTTTAAGTCCCACAAGGACCTGCTCGATCCGAAGTGGAAAGGAAAGATGATGGTGGACGACCCCCGGAGGGCAGGCCCCGGGGCCGCGACTTTCACCTTCTTTTATCTTCATCAGGACCTGGGCTCGGATTTCATTCGCGCCCTGGGCAAACAGCAGCTGACCATCTCCAGGGACTATGCGCAGGAGGTGGATGCGGTCGGTCAAGGCCGCTATCCGGTGCTTATCGGTGCCGCGGACTTTGTCGCGATCGCCAGAGCGAGGCAGGGAGTGCCGATTGGGATCGTGGACGCCAGGCAACTAAAAGAGGGAACCGACCTGAGCCCAACCAATGGCAACCTCGCATTGTTTAACAAAGCGCCGAATCCCAATGCGGCCAAGGTCTATATTAATTGGCTGTTATCCAAAGAGGGCCAGACGATCTTTGCTCGCGCCAACGGTTACATAAGCGCTCGATTGGACGTGCCAACCGATCATACCGAGCCATGGAGGGTACCGCTCCCCGGCGCGATCAAGACTTACACGAAGGAGGCAATGGGGGTCAAAGAAAACTTGGCGCCATTGCTGCAAGAGGTCTTCGGCAACTAA
- a CDS encoding cupin domain-containing protein, with product MATRNRERIRERNNYEEIIAHQLAERERSFSGKVVIRGEECPWVMSRQALVKHYMWPSRYSGIAPETVLDDWNIFVQDIKVHSGKHRHQGGLVIYIIEGEGWSEVDGERHDWEAGDLLLLPLKPGGVEHKHYNRYDDRPAKWIAFISGALFEWGASEMVQVENHPDFKSKTDGRSAR from the coding sequence ATGGCAACGCGCAACCGGGAGCGTATTCGCGAGCGGAATAACTACGAGGAAATCATTGCTCACCAACTCGCTGAGCGCGAGCGCTCCTTCAGCGGCAAGGTCGTGATCCGCGGGGAAGAATGCCCTTGGGTCATGAGCCGCCAGGCTTTGGTAAAGCATTACATGTGGCCCTCCCGCTATAGCGGGATTGCGCCGGAAACCGTCTTGGACGACTGGAACATCTTCGTCCAGGATATCAAGGTGCACTCCGGGAAGCATCGCCACCAGGGCGGCCTGGTGATCTACATCATCGAGGGAGAGGGATGGTCCGAAGTGGACGGCGAGCGTCATGACTGGGAGGCGGGCGATCTGCTACTGCTGCCTCTGAAGCCCGGGGGCGTCGAGCACAAGCACTACAATCGCTACGACGACAGGCCCGCCAAATGGATTGCGTTCATCAGCGGAGCGCTCTTTGAATGGGGCGCCAGTGAAATGGTGCAGGTCGAGAACCATCCGGACTTTAAATCCAAGACCGACGGACGGAGCGCCCGATGA